AATTATGTTATCCCAATTAGTGTAATTATGGATAAAAATCAAAATATAGAATTCGATGGAAAGTGGAACGAATTTCCTGTTGCAATAAAATCAATGCATAGAGCATTACAAGAAGGATTATATTTAAGAGAAAATACAAGCTATACAAGCACCTTAATTTTGAAAACAAAATCGGATTTTACTTCAATTTTTACCATAACTTATTGGGCATTAAATGAGCAAATAGCTTATCCGCCACAAGCACTTGACTTTCTATTAAGGCAAAAAGATGGGGTATTAACTGTAGTAAAAGCAGGCAAATAATGCAACTAACAGGAGTTTTCTGTTTGTGGGCGGACAGTGCGAATAAAAACATTTGAGCAATTAATTAACTTTGATACTGGCAGAAAGTTTTCGGTTTCAAAAGCCCATCAACGCGAAGCCTGAAACCGTTATAAACCAATTTTTATGAACGACTTAATTAACGACTTTAAAGTAACAGACAAACTTTTAGTAAGTTCCTTGACTTATTTCACAAGGACTTTTTGGACAATCCTGAAAATTGGGAAAACAAAAATTTGCCTGACTTTTTAGAAGCGCTAGGTGCATATACAGAAGACGTTCAAGGTTATTACGACAATATGAAACTGAATGTAAACGCAAATAAGCCTGAATGGTCAACATTTGCCGACATTTTTAAAGGAGCTAAAATTTATGAGTAATAGGAATGAGTAAGCAAGAACAAATATATAATTGGTTAACGACTGGACTTCAACAACCGTCAGAACGACTTTCGGAAATATTCTATTATGATAAAAGAGATAATCAATTTTTCTCAATTTTTGTAACTGACTATTTTATATTTGATGAAAACCTCAATGTTGCCAAAGCCACAACAACGAATTATACAAAAGAAAATCTTGAAATCCTTATTGACAGAATAAGGAGAATTGAAAACAAAGATGCTGCAATTATTTCGTTGCCAAGACTGAATAATTCAACGAGCGTGGAAAACCCGGAATTAATTTCACAGCACGTAGAAAATTTTTTACTCCTGAATTCCATTAACATTGAGACTGCGACAATATGGGAAGTTGAAGAGAATGGAACAATAACCATTGACTTAAAAAATGAAAGTTAACCCATAAGTAAAATCTCGCAGTGGAATGCATGAATATAAAAACTGGCTATAACAAGGTTTAGCAAAAAAGCGGGTGCAGTGCTTAAATGAAGCTTTGTGCTTCGTATCACGATCAGTGCTCGCAAACATTTTTGTGTTCGAAATCCGCTTCTTCACCAAACACCAAAACGTTATCTGCAATTATCGTATTTTTATTAAAGATTTTCGATCGTCTTCCCACCATCTTAAATCTGCAAAACCTTAGCTATAATTAATGGGAAAACCATTTAAAAAAAAATCAGTATGAAAATAAATTTAACTATTCTGTTATTCGCATTTTTGGTATGCAACTTGTCGTTTGGGCAAATAAAGCTTGAAGACCTGAACGTTGATACTACTATTACAGCGTTTCACTTTGCTGCGGATTTTCAAGGGACAAAAGTTTTTACAAAAAATGGCCCTTCCGACCTACAAACAGTAAATCCAACTGCCTATTCATTCACTATTGCTCAAAATTTCACCGATTCCATGGCCAAGGAACAACTTGATATGTTAATGAATATGTCATTGCTAAGTGGCTATAAAATTACCGACTTGGTTAAGAAAGACACGACCTTAAATGGTTACAATGCTTTTTATATATCATATACTGAAACTAAGGACAAAACTTCATACAAAAATTTAGTTTTTAATGCTTTTGTAATCAAAGACAAAACATTAATTCTTTTTACGAGTGGCGATCTTGAAAATGGACTTTATAGTGAGAAGTTTAAAAGAACATTTTATAGTATCAAATTATAACCATAGATAACTGCATATTATCACCAACTGGAAAATGATGCTTGCGCTCTTGTACCTGCCCGAACACAAAACCCGGAAATAGTTGTAGCCAATGGTCTGAATAACAAAAGTTCAATGACAGAAACAGAATATCAAACATTTACTGACAACTATTCTGAAATAGACTTCTGCAAATTTAGCTACGATTTAAATGATGAACATGGCAATAAATTAGTTTATAATATTAGCAAATTTAGATTTGAACTGTGTGAACTATTCATGATCTTTAGTGCGAATTTGCAAAATGACGACTACACTTTACAGACCTGTTGGCCCAAAGGAACTAGCTTTAATTGAGCAATCGGGTTGGAAAAAATTTCCACCACGGCTTCCTCAACAACCCATCTTTTATCCTGTGATGAATGAAGAGTATGCAATTCAAATAGCAAGGGATTGGAATGTTGACGCTTCAGGTTCAGGTTTTGTTACTAAATTCGCAGTTAAGACAGAATATCTTAACAAGTTTGAAATCCAAAATGTAGGTGGAAAAATCCACAACGAGCTTTGGGTTCCATCAGATGAATTGGAAGAATTTAATAACCATATCATAGGGCTAATTGAAGTAACAAAATCATTTTATCCAACAACTAAATAACAAACTTGGGCAATCACAAACGCAATTACGTCAGTGGTTCGACATATCCCCCAGAATAATTTCAATAACCCAAAACTTCGTATTTTTATTAAAGATTTTCGATTGCCGTCCACGCCTTCGCAAATCTTCAAAAACGTTATGCATAACTTTAAATTAACAAATCAATGAAGAGTAGAAATATTTTTCTTAGCGTTGTTCTATGGACTTTAACTTATATTTCCTACGGACAGGACACAGCTATTTACAAACTTAAACTGAGTTTACCACTTCTTGACTTTCCCCAAAATTACACTTTACCCTATAACATACCTACCATGCAGCAGGCTTTTGAATTATCAAATGACTTCTACGAATTAAGTTTCTGGGGCATTGATGCATTAGGAGACAAAATATTCATTTCAAAAAACAAACAATACACCAATGGCAAAAAAATCGGAAATGCCGTTTTCAAATACGGACTTAGCTTAGCCTTCTCTCAATATGGTAGTGAACTTCCAATTCCTTTAGGTGTATGGGGACACGAAGAATTTCACAGGTCTGTTTTAGGTATTGATAATATTTCATCCAAAAATGGTAATTGGTTATTGAATAGATGGGATGGAACTGTATATGGTATTTCTGACTCAACATTGACGCACGAAAAAAATGAAAATATAAATAATCTTTTGCATTCGTATGTGGCAGGTGTTCAATACGAAATAGCATTAAATCAAAAGACCACTCTGAATGATTTTTATAAAAATAGAACTTTAAATAAAAATGCTCTTCTTCTTTATAATGCTTATTATGTTTTTAACTACTTTAAATTCTCAACAAGTTCAATTAGTGACTCTGTAAAAATTCTGGCACCACCACACGAAAGTAAAAACCCAATGGAAAGAGATTACGCTGGAGCAGATTTAACTGCATGGGTATATGATATGTTCAATCCATCAGTGCCTTTCAGTTCAAGAGATTCATTTCCCGGAGGGGATGGTGTAAACCGAAGAATAGGATTTTCAGACCTCTCATCTGAAGAGCAATCATATTTAAAAAATCAAAAGAATTTATCCCTGCTTAATTTCCTTAATCCAGCAATTTTCTTTATCAATAGGATAAAAATAAATTACAATTTATCCTTCAATGTCTTTACTCAATATGCTCCGACCCATTTTGGAAATGACATTGCTATTTTTATTCCCGTAAAATACAAGCAGTTTGATTTATTACTTAACATTCATAATTATTCTAACAAGACAGTCAGTGGATTTGGGGCCGGGGCAGGATTATATAATTATACGTTTTCCGAAAAATGGGAATCTGACTTAGTATTAAATTTTTGGAATCAACCTAATACGTTCTACGACAATACTAAAATTCCGGGTGGGCAAATTAGCGTTGGTACCAAATATCATTTCAAGAATAATTTTGATGGCTTTATCAGTCTCATTGGAAAAACAAAAGGCTGGACAATTTCTAATCCTTATCTTCAAAGCAATCTGAGTGTTCAATTGGGACTAAATTACAATTTAAGGAAATGACAAAAGCTATGCATAACGAGGGTTTTACGTTAGTGGGCTCGGATAGTGCGAATATAAACGTTTGAAGAATTAAAAAACTTTGGTGCTGGTAGACAGTTTACGGTTTCAAAAGCCCACCAACGCAAAACCCGAAAACATTATGTGCAACCTTTGCGCGAAAGTGTTAACTCCTACTTTCGGAATTCTAATTAACTTTACAAACGCATGACAGCAACTTTACCCACAGAACAAAAGGATAGAGCAATCATTGTTGATGTGATTCGAGGGTTTGCTCTAATCGGTGTTTTGATTGCGAACTTCACTTCTTATATTGAGCAGCAAACACCAGAACCAATTCTAAATTCCATTTCATCTTCGTTGGACAGGTTTTTAATGAGTTTCAATGCTGTTTTTCTTGAGTGGAAATTCATGACATTATTTTCAATTCTTTTCGGCTACGGGTTCGGCCTTATTCTTGAAAGTTTAGAAAAGAAAAACATTACCCCGAATTTCTTTTTCGTTAAGCGCATGTTTTGGTTATTTGTTTTCGGAGTTATTCATTCCATCTTTTGGTGGGGCGATGTTTTAAACCTCTATTCAATGAGTGGGATTCTTCTGCTTTTGTTTAGAAATAAATCCAACCAGACAATTTTATTTTGTGCTGTATTATTTATGCTTTTCATTCCTGTATTTATTTCATATTTGCTCCGTAACCAGCCTGAAACATTTACTGACTCTGATATACAAGAACTTTACAATCAATATAAGCAGGGAACAATGCTTGAAATTTTTAAATTCAATATCAATTTCTATTACCGCATGTTTATCGCTTCGGGCAGTAATTTACATGACATTATAGAAACGCTTGGCAGGTTTCTATTTGGATATTTTCTTTTACGCATCAAGTTTTTTCAATTAGTAGAAACAAAAAAATCAACATTTAAAAAGATTGCTTTGTACGCAGCACCATTTATGGTTGCATATTTTATTTTTAGGTGGTTGCTAATGAACGGAACTATTCATGCAAATCAATATATACTTTCTCCACTTTTATCACTAGGTGTTCTATCTACAACAACTTTTTATGTTAGCGTTTTAGTTATAGCCTATATCACTTTCGGAATGAATAAATTTTTTTCAGCATTGCAGGCATTGGGCAGAATGACACTTACAAACTATTTAATGGTTTCAATATTTCTAATTATTCTGTTATATAGTTTTGGTTTTAACAAGTTAGGCGAATTACCTGTTCACATAATTTGGTTGTATGCTTTCATTTGGTTATTTTTTGAAATTGTGTTTAGTGCTTATTGGTTAAAACAATTCCGTTATGGCCCAACAGAATGGATTTGGAGACAACTCACATATTGGAAACGACTTCAATTAAGAAAATGAACAGAGAAGGAAATACAGATAACATCGCCATTAACAAAATTTGTTGCGAACCTCAAACCGCACTTTAGGAAACAACACAACAATGGACAGATATAAAGAAACATTTGAAACTTGGAACAAAGTTGCTTCACTTTATCAAGACAAGTTTATGGACTTGGACTTGTATAATAACACTTATGATTTTATTTGTAATTCAATTACAAGGAATAATGCAAGAATATTAGAAATTGGTTGTGGACCCGGGAACATTACAAAGTATCTTTTATCAAAAAGACCAGATTTTGATATTTACGGCATTGACATAGCGCCAAAAATGATAGAACTTGCGAAAAAGAATAATCCATCAGCAAGTTTTGAAATTATGGACATCAGACAAATTGATGAAATAAAAACAAAATATGACGGAATAGTTTGTGGTTTTTGTTTGCCATATTTGTCGGAGGAAGACAGCCAAAAACTTATTACCGACTGTTATAAATTGCTAAATGAAAAGGGACTGATTTATATAAGTTTTGTAGAAGGTGATCCTATCAATTCAAACTTTCAAGTGAGTAGTACCGGCGACAGAAGTTACTTTTATTTTCACAATTTAGACGATTTGAAAGCGAAACTTATGGAAAACAAATTTGAGGAATTTAATACATTTAAAGTGGAATATGAAAGATCTGTAAATGAAATTGAAATGCATACCATATTAACAGCGAAGAAAAAAACGATCGGCTAATATCGGTTTGTCAATTTGTCGGGTGAAGTAATTCTATGAAAGCAGTCACGGCGGATGCAATGCAAAAAATATCAGAATTTAAAAAAATGAACATACAAGAACAGATTAAAGAGTTAATTAGAAGCCAATCCGAGCCTAAGCAGAGTGAAATGCAAGATCTGCACAATCTCATTCTTAAACTGATGCCGAAATGTAAACAATGGTATTTCGATGGGAAAAATGAAGAGGGTAAACAAGTAGCTCACCCCACTATTGGTTATGGAAATTACATCATAACGTATAAAGACGGAAACACAAGAGAATTTTTCAGAATTGGGTTATTAGCCAACCCAACCGGGCTTGCCGTTCATATAATGGGCATAAATGACAGAAAATTCTTAATGAACACATACGGCAAAACTATAGGCACAGCAAAAGTGGGTAGTTATGCCATCACATTTAAATCTATAAATGATATTAATTTAGAAATACTAAAAAAGGCAATACAAAACAGAGCTGAATCCAAGAATTAAAAAAGTAGCTAATTATGGCATTTATCAACTTTTAACAGATCATATATGACAAATTTAACCGAGGAACACAATAAACCAACTAACGAACAATGAAAAATATTTTATTCCTTCTTACAAGTGTATTATGTATTGTTATTACCACAAACTCTTTGGCACAAACTCCTCAAAAAATATATGGAAAAAACAAAGTGCTGAAATCCAATGAGTATTATTTGCAACAAATTCCATTATGGAAAATAGAAGTAGACAAGAACCCTAAGAATGCAGATGCATGGTTTAATTATTACCGAGCAAATAGAAATGCATACATTAAGGGGGAAGAAGACAATTCACAACAGTCAAAAGGAATTTCACGTTTTGATCGTTTGAAAAATATTGTTGATGAAATGGAAAAGCAAGTGCCCAATTCATACGAATACAATTATGTAAAATGGTTGAACGGAAATAATGACTTGTCGTTATTTTCTTATCTTGAAAAAGCACACAACCTTTCCCCTCAAAGCTCAGAACCTATTATGAACCTTATTTTCTATTATGAAATAAAAGGAGATTACATTAAAAGAAATGAAAATATTGAGGCATTTTATAAATTAGGCGACTATTCGCCCGGGTTGTTAAATTACAGCTATAATTTGCTTTCTGCACTGGATAAAAATGCAATTATATTTACTGAAGGAGATAAAGATACAGAGGCAATTTTATTATTGACTCAAGGCAAAAAATACCGACCCGATGTGCAAATGCTTAACGTGAACTTATTGCTCATAAAAGAATATCGAGAAAGGATATTCAATGAACTTGAAATTCCTCAATTAGACTTTGAGCCGATTGCAAACGAAGAAAATTACGAGAAATTTCAACAGCTAATAATTAAGTTAGTGTCAGAAAACAAAAAAACCAGGCCCGTTTATGCTGCTGTTACAGTTACCGGAGCTTATACAAATACAATTATAAAAGACCTCTATTTAACAGGATTAGCTTATTTATACAGCTCGAACAATATTGACAATATGCCTTTGCTTGGCCAGAATGTTGAACAGGTATTTTTGTTGGATTACCTGAAAGAGTATTTTTCTATTAACGACATTTCTGTAGGAAACGTCAATTCTATGAATGGAAATTATTTGTTTCCATTTGCGGAATTGAGCCACTATTATTACCGAATAGGGAATATCTCAAATGCAGACTATTACAAAAAACTTGCATTAAAAGTGGCCACAGATGGTGAAATACTTGACAAATATGAAACATACTTTACGGAAAAATAGCCTTCTAAAAAGCACTGGGGTTAAAGGCTCATTTGCAATAGGCGGGGTATTGAGCTTCTGGCATTATATACTCGCTATAGCAAATTAATTTGACGAAAAATTCGATTTAATAAGAACACATAGACATAACAAGCAATACCTGTCCCGCTTCATTTGGAATTGCACCAGCAAGCTGACAACCATCCCTAAATAATTTTACATCCTAAAACTTCGTATCTTTATTAAAGATTTTCGATTGACTCCTCCCCCATCTCAAATCTGCTGCAAGTTAGCAATCATAGTATCAAACTACATCACAACCATCAAACAGACAATATGCAAGAAACAAAAGGACTACTTGAACAAATAAAACTTCACGATAAACTTGCAATTAGAGTAAGCTCTAACTCAAATAATTATTTGCCTGCCGATGTAATGAAAATGCTTACCCAACCTCATAGAAAAGCTAATTATTTTTTTGCGTTTGTTGAAAAAGGATCACTTACCCATAAAGTTGATTTAAAAGATCTGGCCATTTCAGGCGGACAATTGTTTTTCGTTTTGCCAAATCAAATTCATGCTGCACCTGCAAACAAGAATGTTGACATCGAATATTTCAAAATGAGTTTTGATCAAAACTGTTTGTCATTACTTCCTAAACAATTCCTCTTTTTACTTAATCCTCTAAACTTACAAATAATTTCATTTGATAACGACTCAAGACAACGGGTAAAAATACTTTTTGAAATACTAAATAAAATTTTACATTCAGAAAAGGAACAAAAAGATGCTGAAATTATTTTGGCACATCTTAATTCACTTTTGACCGAGTTCAATAATGCATATTTCAAGGGTGTTACAATAGAAAAATCGGAAACAAACAAACTTTCAAAATATATTGAGTTTAAAATTGCAGTGGAAACTCATTTAACAGAGCAACAAACTATACACAACATTGCCCACAATCTTGCTATAACCACAAATAATCTTTACAACATCGTAAAAGAGTTTTCAGGGGTATCACCAAAAGAATTTATCACAAATCGTTTAATGTTAGAGGCCCAAAGAAAACTTTTTTATTCCGAGACATCGGTAAAGGAGTTGGCTTATGAATTAGGTTTTAACGACCCTGATTATTTTTCTAAGCTTTTCAAAAAAAGCACTGGAAAAAGTGTTACACAGTTTGTAGAGAGCATTCAAGATTTGTCAGGCAATAAAAGTGAATAGTCCATCTTACTTGATTTCGCCCCAACTACTTTTGCGGTTCATCAAAAAATATAGAAATGAAATCGGCATTAGTAACAGGAGCAAACAAAAGCATAGGTTTTGAAACCGCCAAACAATTAGCACAACTTGGGTATTTCGTTTACATTGGAAGCCGCGATAATACAAAAGGACTTAAAGCCATTAAAAATTTAAATGCAATAGGCTTATTAAATGTGGATTGCATTCAATTGGATATTACAGACCTCAATTCAATAAAAGCCGCAAGACAACAACTTGAATCAAAAATTCAAAACTTAGATATACTAATTAATAATGCGGGCATTAGTGGCGGCTTTCCACAACCAGCAACAAAAGTTTCCATTGATACTATACGGCTAGTATTTGAAACTAATTTTTTTGGTACAGTACAAGTAACACAAGAATTTATTGAGTTGCTAAAAAAATCAGACCAACCCAGAATTGTAAATGTAACAACAGAATTGTCTTCATTAACAAATCACAGCAATCCAAATTGGAAATTTGCCCAATTCAAACCTGCTGCTTATGGCCCATCAAAGACGGCTTTGAACGCATACACCGTAATGTTAGCAGATGAATTGAAAGACACAAATTTTAAGGTTAATTGTGTTTGCCCCGGATTTACAGCAACCGATTTTAATAATCACAGAGGAGATAAAAAAGTGGAAGATGCTGCATCTGTAATTGTAAAGTATGCGACACTTGGACAATACGGACCAACAGGTAAATTTTTAAGTGAAGAAGGCGAAACAGCTTGGTAACAGAGGGGAATATACAGACAAGGAAAACAATGAAACATTAAGAGTAAGTATTCCAAACACCAAATAATTTTAGCCGCAAACCATTAGCGGGTCGCTGGAAGAGACCTTTTCACCATCCAAATTTTCGACTATTTTAGAAAACATTTCACGTTATTTTTCGACAAACTATTGCGTAACTCAAAAGTTACACTTACTTTTGCGTAACTTTAAGGTTACCTATTATGCAAAGAGAAATTAAACATCAATTTACTTTCCCCCAACCAAAAGAAGTTGTGTGGGACCACCTGACAACAACAGAATTACTTGCTCAATGGCTAATGCCCAACGACTTTCAACCTATAGTTGGACACAAGTTTACATTACAAACGAAGCCGAAAACGAAATTCGCTTTTGACGGGATAATTTATTGTGAGGTTATAGAAATCATTCCATACAAAAAACTTGTTTACTCCTGGCGAGGTGGGATGTCAAAAAAAAATCCATCACTTGATTCTGTTGTAACCTGGACACTTACAGAAACTGACAAAGGGACTACTTTGTTTCTGGAACACAAAGGATTTAAGGGCATCAAGAATTATATGGCGTACGTCATAATGAATATGGGTTGGGCAAAAATTGGAAAACGATTATTTAAAAACCTCAACTCTTAAATCCATGACACAACAACAGCTTGACACATTTCAGGTAATTGCTGATCCAAACAGACGACAGATTTTACAACTCTTATCTAAGGACAGTCTAACAATTAACTCTATTGCTAAAAATTTTGATATGAGCCGGCCTGCCGTATCCAAACATGTGAAACTATTATATGGTGCAGGATTTATTTCTATTCAAAACATCGGTAGAGAACGTTATTGTATTTTGAAACAAGATGGTTTCGACGAGTTACAAGGATGGATCGATCACTTTGACAAATTTTGGTTAGGGAAACTTAAAAAATTGGAAACCCTATTAAACAACAAAGTAAAAAATAAATGAAACGATTGAATATTGACTTTTCTTCTCAATACAGGAGGAAAGGCTACTGGCAATAAACTATGCTTGTCTCGGTCTATCGGCATTGGCGCCAGTTGGCCTATCATTTCTCAAAATAATTTCCAAAAAATCTAAAAATTTGTATTTTTATTAAAGATTCTCCGTTGTGACGGAAAATAATAACCCGAATGATTAATTAAAACAAATTAAATATTATGAAAAAGTTACAGTTCAAAGTAAGCATCAATGCACCGGCCGCCAAGGTTTATGATTTTATGCTTGGTATTAGTAATAAATCAACTTATGAGCAATGGACTGCTATGTTTAACCCCACTTCTACCTTTGAAGGAAACTGGGTAAAGGGAGATAAAATGCTATTTATGGGAGTAGATGAGAAAGGAGAAAAGGGCGGGATGGTTTCCAAGGTAGCTGATAACATGCG
The genomic region above belongs to Bacteroidota bacterium and contains:
- a CDS encoding DUF1801 domain-containing protein, which encodes MNIQEQIKELIRSQSEPKQSEMQDLHNLILKLMPKCKQWYFDGKNEEGKQVAHPTIGYGNYIITYKDGNTREFFRIGLLANPTGLAVHIMGINDRKFLMNTYGKTIGTAKVGSYAITFKSINDINLEILKKAIQNRAESKN
- a CDS encoding class I SAM-dependent methyltransferase: MDRYKETFETWNKVASLYQDKFMDLDLYNNTYDFICNSITRNNARILEIGCGPGNITKYLLSKRPDFDIYGIDIAPKMIELAKKNNPSASFEIMDIRQIDEIKTKYDGIVCGFCLPYLSEEDSQKLITDCYKLLNEKGLIYISFVEGDPINSNFQVSSTGDRSYFYFHNLDDLKAKLMENKFEEFNTFKVEYERSVNEIEMHTILTAKKKTIG
- a CDS encoding SRPBCC domain-containing protein translates to MQREIKHQFTFPQPKEVVWDHLTTTELLAQWLMPNDFQPIVGHKFTLQTKPKTKFAFDGIIYCEVIEIIPYKKLVYSWRGGMSKKNPSLDSVVTWTLTETDKGTTLFLEHKGFKGIKNYMAYVIMNMGWAKIGKRLFKNLNS
- a CDS encoding DUF418 domain-containing protein, which translates into the protein MTATLPTEQKDRAIIVDVIRGFALIGVLIANFTSYIEQQTPEPILNSISSSLDRFLMSFNAVFLEWKFMTLFSILFGYGFGLILESLEKKNITPNFFFVKRMFWLFVFGVIHSIFWWGDVLNLYSMSGILLLLFRNKSNQTILFCAVLFMLFIPVFISYLLRNQPETFTDSDIQELYNQYKQGTMLEIFKFNINFYYRMFIASGSNLHDIIETLGRFLFGYFLLRIKFFQLVETKKSTFKKIALYAAPFMVAYFIFRWLLMNGTIHANQYILSPLLSLGVLSTTTFYVSVLVIAYITFGMNKFFSALQALGRMTLTNYLMVSIFLIILLYSFGFNKLGELPVHIIWLYAFIWLFFEIVFSAYWLKQFRYGPTEWIWRQLTYWKRLQLRK
- a CDS encoding helix-turn-helix transcriptional regulator is translated as MTQQQLDTFQVIADPNRRQILQLLSKDSLTINSIAKNFDMSRPAVSKHVKLLYGAGFISIQNIGRERYCILKQDGFDELQGWIDHFDKFWLGKLKKLETLLNNKVKNK
- a CDS encoding SDR family oxidoreductase — its product is MKSALVTGANKSIGFETAKQLAQLGYFVYIGSRDNTKGLKAIKNLNAIGLLNVDCIQLDITDLNSIKAARQQLESKIQNLDILINNAGISGGFPQPATKVSIDTIRLVFETNFFGTVQVTQEFIELLKKSDQPRIVNVTTELSSLTNHSNPNWKFAQFKPAAYGPSKTALNAYTVMLADELKDTNFKVNCVCPGFTATDFNNHRGDKKVEDAASVIVKYATLGQYGPTGKFLSEEGETAW
- a CDS encoding helix-turn-helix domain-containing protein; this encodes MQETKGLLEQIKLHDKLAIRVSSNSNNYLPADVMKMLTQPHRKANYFFAFVEKGSLTHKVDLKDLAISGGQLFFVLPNQIHAAPANKNVDIEYFKMSFDQNCLSLLPKQFLFLLNPLNLQIISFDNDSRQRVKILFEILNKILHSEKEQKDAEIILAHLNSLLTEFNNAYFKGVTIEKSETNKLSKYIEFKIAVETHLTEQQTIHNIAHNLAITTNNLYNIVKEFSGVSPKEFITNRLMLEAQRKLFYSETSVKELAYELGFNDPDYFSKLFKKSTGKSVTQFVESIQDLSGNKSE